Within Kutzneria chonburiensis, the genomic segment CCAGGAGCTGTTCGACGCCATCAACTCCGGCCCCGGCGCCGCCGCGTCGGCCGACCCGGCCGCGCGCTGGGGCTCGATCGCCGGCGCGCTGCACGAGATCAGCGGCGACCTGAGCGGCGCCATCACCGCCACCGCCGAACACTGGAACGGGGCCGCCTCCGACTCCGCGCTGCACAGCATCGCGCAGCTGGCCCGCTGGGCCGACAACGCGCAGGCCAGCGCCGAGACCGTGCGCAACAGCACCGAGACCCAGGCCGACTACGTCACGCAGGCCCGGGCCGACATGCCCGTGCCGGTCAAGGCCCCCGAGCCCGGGCCGTCCGGGTGGCTCGGCGACCTGGTGTCGCTGTTCACCGGGCAGATCGACGCCGAGATCATCGAGTCGGCCCAGGACGCCGCCGCGACCAGGGCGTTCGAGGTGATGAGCACCTACGAGCACAACACCGCGGCCAACACCGCCTCGCTGCGGGCCTTCGACCCGGTGCCAGT encodes:
- a CDS encoding PPE domain-containing protein produces the protein MAGDVRWRGYTHQELFDAINSGPGAAASADPAARWGSIAGALHEISGDLSGAITATAEHWNGAASDSALHSIAQLARWADNAQASAETVRNSTETQADYVTQARADMPVPVKAPEPGPSGWLGDLVSLFTGQIDAEIIESAQDAAATRAFEVMSTYEHNTAANTASLRAFDPVPVVTGPVVPSQRGY